From Antechinus flavipes isolate AdamAnt ecotype Samford, QLD, Australia chromosome 1, AdamAnt_v2, whole genome shotgun sequence:
AGTTGTCCAAGGAGGTCTGGACACCTCAAAATCAGTTTTAGGTGGAACCAAGGACACTGTATTATCTAGTGTCACTGGTGCCACAAATGTAGCCAAAGGAGCTCTGCAAACTGGTTTGGACACCACACAGAAAATAGCAACAGGCACTAAGGACACTGTCTGCACTGGGGTCACTGGAGCCATGAATGTGGCCAAAGGAGTTGTCCAAGGAGGTCTGGACACCTCAAAATCAGTCTTAGGTGGAACCAAGGACACTGTTCTCAGTAGTGTGACTGGTGCAACAAAAATGGCCAAAGGAGCTGTCCAGAGTAGCTTGGATGCTACACAAAACATAGCAACTGGTACTAAAGACACTGTCTACTGTGGGGTCACAGGAGCCATGAATATGGCCAAAGGAGTTGTCCAAGGAGGTCTGGACACCTCAAAATCAGTTTTAGGTGGAACCAAGGACACTGTATTATCTAGTGTCACCGGTGCCACAAATGTAGCCAAAGGAGCTCTGCAAGCTGGCTTGGATACCACACAGAAAATAGCAACAGGCACTAAGGACACTGTCTGCACTGGGGTCACTGGAGCCATGAATGTGGCCAAAGGAGTTGTCCAAGGAGGTCTGGACACCTCAAAATCAGTTTTAGGTGGAACCAAGGACACTGTGTTATCTAGTGTCACCGGTGCCACAAATGTAGCCAAAGGAGCTCTGCAAACTGGTTTGGATACCACACAGAAAATAGCAACAGGCACTAAGGACACTGTCTGCACTGGGGTCACTGGAGCCATGAATGTGGCCAAAGGAGTTGTCCAAGGAGGTCTGGACACCTCAAAATCAGTCTTAGGTGGAACCAAGGACACTGTTCTCAGTAGTGTGACTGGTGCAACAAAAATGGCCAAAGGAGCTGTCCAGAGTAGCTTGGATGTTACACAAAACATAGCAACTGGTACTAAAGACACTGTCTACAGTGGGGTCACTGGAGCCATGAATATAGCCAAAGGAGTTGTCCAAGGAGGTCTGGACACCTCAAAATCAGTTTTAGGTGGAACCAAGGACACTGTATTATCTAGTGTCACCGGTGCCACAAATGTAACCAAGGGAGCCCTGCAAACTGGTTTGGACACCACACAGAAAATAGCAACAGGCACTAAGGACACTGTCAGCACTGGGCTCACTGGAGCCATGAATGTGGCCAAAGGAGTTGTCCAAGGAGGTCTGGACACCTCAAAATCAGTTTTAGGTGGAACTAAAGACACTGTGTTATCTAGTGTCACCGGTGCCACAAATGTAGCCAAAGGAGCTCTGCAAACTGGTTTGGACACCACACAGAAAATAGCAACAGGCACTAAGGACACTGTCTACACTGGGGTCACTGGAGCCATGAATGTGGCCAAAGGAGTTGTCCAAGGAGGTCTGGACACCTCAAAATCAGTCTTAGGTGGAACCAAGGACACTGTTCTCAGTAGTGTGACTGGTGCAACAAAAATGGCCAAAGGAGCTGTCCAGAGTAGCTTGGATGCTACACAAAACATAGCAACTGGTACTAAAGACACTGTCTACAGTGGGGTCACTGGTGCAGTGAATGTGGCCAAAGGAGTTTTCCAAGGAGGTCTGGACACCTCAAAATCAGTTTTAGGTGGAACCAAGGACACTGTATTATCTAGTGTCACCGGTGCCACAAATGTAGCCAAGGGAGCCCTGCAAACTGGTTTGGACACCACACAGAAAATAGCAACAGGCACGAAGGACACTGTCTGCACTGGGCTCACTGGAGCCATGAATGTGGCCAAAGGAGTTGTCCAAGGAGGTCTGGACACCTCAAAATCAGTTTTAGGTGGAACTAAAGATACCTTGTTATCTAGTGTCACCGGTGCCACAAATGTAGCCAAGGGAGCCCTGCAAACTGGCTTGGACACCACACAGAAAATAGCAACAGGCACGAAGGACACTGCCTGCACTGGGGTCACTGGTGCAGTGAATGTGGCCAAAGGAGTTGTCCAAGGAGGTCTGGACACCTCAAAATCAGTTTTAGGTGGAACCAAGGACACTGTGTTATCTAGTGTCACTGGTGCCACAAATGTAGCCAAAGGAGCTCTGCAAACTGGTTTGGACACCACACAGAAAACAGCAACAGGCACTAAGGACACTGTCTGCACTGGGCTCACTGGAGCCATGAATGTGGCCAAAGGAGTTGTCCAAGGAGGTCTGGACACCTCAAAATCAGTCTTAGGTGGAACTAAAGACACTGTGTTATCTAGTGTCACAGGTGCCACAAATGCAGCCAAGGGAGCCCTACAAACTGGTTTGGACACCACACAGAAAATAGCAACAGGCACGAAGGACACTGTCTGCACTGGGCTCACTGGAGCCATGAATGTGGCCAAAGGAGTTGTCCAAGGAGGCCTGGACACCTCAAAATCTGTTTTAGGTGGAACTAAAGACACTGTGTTATCTAGTGTCACCAGTGCCACAAATATAACCAAGGGAGCGCTGCAAACTGGTTTGGACACCACACAGAAAATAGCAACAGGCACTAAGGACACTGTCTGCACTGGGGTCACTGGAGCCATGAATGTGGCCAAAGGAGTTGTCCAAGGAGGTCTGGACACCTCAAAATCAGTCTTAGGTGGAACCAAGGACACTGTTCTCAGTAGTGTGACTGGTGCAACAAAAATGGCCAAAGGAGCTGTCCAGAATAGCTTGGATGCTACACAAAACATAGCAACTGGTACTAAAGACACTGTCTACAGTGGGGTCACTGGTGCAGTGAATGTGGCCAAAGGAGTTTTCCAAGGAGGTCTGGACACCTCAAAATCAGTTTTAGGTGGAACCAAGGACACTGTATTATCTAGTGTCACCGGTGCCACAAATGTAGCCAAGGGAGCCCTGCAAACTGGTTTGGACACCACACAGAAAATAGCCACTGGCACTAAGGACACTGTCTGCACTGGGGTCACTGGAGCCATGAATGTGGCCAAAGGAGTTGTCCAAGGAGGTCTGGACACCTCAAAATCAGTTTTAGGTGGAACTAAAGATACCTTGTTATCTAGTGTCACCGGTGCCACAAATGTAACCAAGGGAGCCCTGCAAACTGGCTTGGACACCACACAGAAAATAGCAACAGGCACAAAGGACACTGTCTGCACTGGGGTCACTGGAGCCATGAATGTGGCCAAAGGAGTTATTCAAGGAGGTCTGGACACCTCTAAATCAGTCTTAGGTGGAACCAAGGACACTGTTTTATCTAGTGTCACCAGTGCCACAAATGTAGCCAAGGGAGCCCTGCAAACTGGTTTGGACACCACACAGAAAATAGCAACTGGTACAAAGGACACTGTCTGCACTGGGGTCACTGGAGCCATGAATGTGGCCAAAGGAGTTGTCCAAGGAGGTCTGGACACCTCAAAATCAGTTTTAGGTGGAACTAAAGATACCTTGTTATCTAGTGTCACCGGTGCCACAAATGTAACCAAGGGAGCCCTGCAAACTGGCTTGGACACCACACAGAAAATAGCAACAGGCACAAAGGACACTGTCTGCACTGGGGTCACTGGAGCCATGAATGTGGCCAAAGGAGTTATTCAAGGAGGTCTGGACACCTCAAAATCAGTCTTAGGTGGAACCAAGGACACTGTTTTATCTAGTGTCACCAGTGCCACAAATGTAGCCAAGGGAGCCCTGCAAACTGGTTTGGACACCACACAGAAAATAGCAACTGGTACAAAGGACACTGTCTGCACTGGAGTCACTGGAGCCATGAATGTGGCCAAAGGAGTTGTCCAAGGAGGTCTGGACACCTCAAAATCAGTTTTAGGTGGAACTAAAGACACTGTATTATCTAGTGTCACCGGTGCCACAAATGTAGCCAAGGGAGCTCTGCAAACTGGCTTGGACACCACACAGAAAATAGCAACAGGCACGAAGGACACTGTCTGCACTGGGGTCACTGGAGCCATGAATGTGGCCAAAGGAGTTGTTCAAGGAGGTCTGGACACCTCAAAATCAGTTGTGACTGGTGCAACAAAAATGGCCAAAGGAGCTGTCCAGAGTAGCTTGGATGCTACACAAAACATAGCTACTGGCAATAAGGATTTTGGATGCAGTACAGTCACTGGTGCAGTGAATGAAAGTATTTTCCAGGAGGAAGGTATAGACACCACAAAATGCATCATGAGTGGAACCAACAACTGGATCTGCAGTGGTTTGACTGGTACAATGCCCATGGCCAAAGGAACCATTCAGACTGGGTTGAATACCACACCATTAGTCATCCCCGTCAACAAAGATGCTATGTCCAGAGAAGAGACTAAAGCAGAGGACCGGGCCAGAAAAGCTGTCCCTGGATGTACAGACACCACCACAGTAGCTACAACAGGCACCACAGGCCTGGTCACCAGCATGAGAGATTTTGCTAAAGAAGTCCCCCAGGTAGAAACAAGCGTATCTGACTACCCCAGCCTAGGTAAAGAGCCTGGTGCCACCTGTGTGGTGATGAGCAACATGGAAACTCTAGTGCACAAGTCAGAGAAGCAGCTGCCTGCTTTCCTCCCCATGAACGAAGAAGAACAAGGTGAGTAAATGTCTTGAAGAAGGCAGACGAGGTATAGAACAAGTAGGGAGTGGAGTAGGTTTTAATTATTTATCCTCCATTCCACTTGCCTTTACTCTAGTGCTGGGTCACTCTCACAGTACTGAATCTAGCTGACCATCAACTCCCAGTGTTTGACTACTGGTTCCTAGAGAACCTTAGTCCTCTGGTTTGAAGAGTTGGCTCTGGGACTTACCTGACCACTCCCTTCACTCAACTCCAATTTCAATCTAACAGAGTAGAAAATTTCCTATTTCAGTGAAAAGACATCTAGGAagaactcaaggaaaaaaatgtcttttaaaacataattctcAGATGATTATGACTTTAGTATAAAAAAGTCCATTAACAAAAGGCTAATTTGTCATTAACTGTTATTTTGATTaataattgttatatattatCCTACAGATATACTGTAAAGTCCATGAAGGCAGGAACTTTCctccagtgcctagcatacagtagatgtttaataataacaaaataacaatgagcaaagaaggaaagggaacttGGAGGAAGACCTAAGGACCTCTTTAGAgttcttcctctccccattttccctTCTGCAGCTCAGCTGGCTGCCTCTGATCTCGGGCCAAAGGTGCTGTCCACAGACCAGAACAATTACTTTGTGCAATTGGGAAACCTGTCCACCAGCCTGCACCAGCGGGCCTATGAGCACACCCTAAGCAAACTGTGGCAGAACAAGGCACAGGCCTGGGGGACCTTGGCCCAGTTGCAGGAAACCCTCAAACTGGTAAGAAAACTCTCCTCCACCTCCCACGCCCTTTTGTTCTTCCGTCAGCACCATTTACATCACTGGGAAACTCACCTATTTTAGCCAAGGTTAGAAGACCTTTGCCCTCACCATATCAACCTTTTCCTCTACAGATCTcaaaatgtttaacctataagcATTTATATCATGTCCCACCTCCCTCCATCCACAGGCACCACCACAGAGGAATAAAATGCCTTTGCCATCCATCACCTTTTCTGTGCAACTCTTACTCTGTTGCCCCCTCTCTGAGATCCCTCCAACTTCAAGGCCATACTTGTTTCAGTCCCTATCAAATGCCTTGGGCTCCAAAACTATTCTTCATGCTTCCCCTAAATTCTTATCTCCTTGGTTCTGGGATTTTTGCTAGATAGGACAAAAATAATCTAAACCAAGTTATTCTGGGGAAAGAATGACTTATCCCTTCGAACaatgcttacacacacacacacacacacacacacacacacacacacacacacatccacacattGATCTGAGCAGAATTTTAGACACAGTGGTTTGGAAGGGAAGGGATAAACTCCTAAAGTTATACTACAAGGTTTCCTAAATCTGGCCTGTATGAAATCTGAGTGTGCATTATTCCCACTGCTATTTTTCACCACATTAACTACGTtgatgggttttgttttgttcttcctttcaAGTATCTTCAGAGTGTGGGAAGTCAGTATTTATCCTAATCCAGTTAGAAGCCCCATACCATAAGGGTGACCCTAGAGGGGAGC
This genomic window contains:
- the PLIN4 gene encoding perilipin-4 isoform X32, coding for MSTGAEGAAAAPNQGQESKPKSQTLGSFLGSLPLFGSARNLFSSNSSKEARGNSKSGPNAQKSSTVDEHPSGSLARLEEKPPGKEMSEAKEVCSVVTRKKETGTPGVANMVDMAKGMVQGSLDSTKSIVSSTKNSVCKGVTGTLDTAKGATQVIAKGAIEGGLNTTNTIVSGTKDFVCSGVTSAVNVTKGAVQSGLDATQNIATGTKDTVCTGVTGALNVAKGTIQGGLETSKSVLGGTKDTVLSSVTGATNVAKGALQAGLDTTQKITTGTKDTVCTGVTGAMNVAKGVVQGGLDTSKSVLGGTKDTVLSSVTGATNVAKGALQTGLDTTQKIATGTKDTVCTGVTGAMNVAKGVVQGGLDTSKSVLGGTKDTVLSSVTGATNVAKGALQTGLDTTQKIATGTKDTVCTGVTGAMNVAKGVVQGGLDTSKSVLGGTKDTVLSSVTGATNVAKGALQTGLDTTQKIATGTKDTVCTGVTGAVNVAKGVVQGGLDTSKSVLGGTKDTVLSSVTGATNVTKGALQTGLDTTQKIATGTKDTVSTGLTGAMNVAKGVVQGGLDTSKSVLGGTKDTVLSSVTGATNVAKGALQTGLDTTQKIATGTKDTVCTGVTGAMNVAKGVVQGGLDTSKSVLGGTKDTLLSSVTGATNVTKGALQTGLDTTQKIATGTKDTVCTGVTGAMNVAKGVIQGGLDTSKSVLGGTKDTVLSSVTSATNVAKGALQTGLDTTQKIATGTKDTVCTGVTGAMNVAKGVVQGGLDTSKSVLGGTKDTLLSSVTGATNVTKGALQTGLDTTQKIATGTKDTVCTGVTGAMNVAKGVIQGGLDTSKSVLGGTKDTVLSSVTSATNVAKGALQTGLDTTQKIATGTKDTVCTGVTGAMNVAKGVVQGGLDTSKSVLGGTKDTVLSSVTGATNVAKGALQTGLDTTQKIATGTKDTVCTGVTGAMNVAKGVVQGGLDTSKSVVTGATKMAKGAVQSSLDATQNIATGNKDFGCSTVTGAVNESIFQEEGIDTTKCIMSGTNNWICSGLTGTMPMAKGTIQTGLNTTPLVIPVNKDAMSREETKAEDRARKAVPGCTDTTTVATTGTTGLVTSMRDFAKEVPQVETSVSDYPSLGKEPGATCVVMSNMETLVHKSEKQLPAFLPMNEEEQAQLAASDLGPKVLSTDQNNYFVQLGNLSTSLHQRAYEHTLSKLWQNKAQAWGTLAQLQETLKLIEEAKQDTEESHAGEEGRLFHQQRLGWSQCQETEQTELPESRLLPRARSLVQQLHASYGVLATSLQGLPTEFQQGIRRARHSVGELHGLLAIARSFGDLSAIELAQSRESLNHTWQGLEGLMAGLAQEPPLTWLMGPFTMIKE
- the PLIN4 gene encoding perilipin-4 isoform X1; this translates as MSTGAEGAAAAPNQGQESKPKSQTLGSFLGSLPLFGSARNLFSSNSSKEARGNSKSGPNAQKSSTVDEHPSGSLARLEEKPPGKEMSEAKEVCSVVTRKKETGTPGVANMVDMAKGMVQGSLDSTKSIVSSTKNSVCKGVTGTLDTAKGATQVIAKGAIEGGLNTTNTIVSGTKDFVCSGVTSAVNVTKGAVQSGLDATQNIATGTKDTVCTGVTGALNVAKGTIQGGLETSKSVLGGTKDTVLSSVTGATNVAKGALQAGLDTTQKITTGTKDTVCTGVTGAMNVAKGVVQGGLDTSKSVLGGTKDTVLSSVTGATNVAKGALQTGLDTTQKIATGTKDTVCTGVTGAMNVAKGVVQGGLDTSKSVLGGTKDTVLSSVTGATNVAKGALQTGLDTTQKIATGTKDTVCTGVTGAMNVAKGVVQGGLDTSKSVLGGTKDTVLSSVTGATNVAKGALQTGLDTTQKIATGTKDTVCTGVTGAVNVAKGVVQGGLDTSKSVLGGTKDTVLSSVTGATNVTKGALQTGLDTTQKIATGTKDTVSTGLTGAMNVAKGVVQGGLDTSKSVLGGTKDTVLSSVTGATNVAKGALQTGLDTTQKIATGTKDTVYTGVTGAMNVAKGVVQGGLDTSKSVLGGTKDTVLSSVTGATKMAKGAVQSSLDATQNIATGTKDTVYSGVTGAVNVAKGVFQGGLDTSKSVLGGTKDTVLSSVTGATNVAKGALQTGLDTTQKIATGTKDTVCTGLTGAMNVAKGVVQGGLDTSKSVLGGTKDTLLSSVTGATNVAKGALQTGLDTTQKIATGTKDTACTGVTGAVNVAKGVVQGGLDTSKSVLGGTKDTVLSSVTGATNVAKGALQTGLDTTQKTATGTKDTVCTGLTGAMNVAKGVVQGGLDTSKSVLGGTKDTVLSSVTGATNAAKGALQTGLDTTQKIATGTKDTVCTGLTGAMNVAKGVVQGGLDTSKSVLGGTKDTVLSSVTSATNITKGALQTGLDTTQKIATGTKDTVCTGVTGAMNVAKGVVQGGLDTSKSVLGGTKDTVLSSVTGATNVAKGALQTGLDTTQKIATGTKDTVCTGVTGAMNVAKGVVQGGLDTSKSVLGGTKDTLLSSVTGATNVTKGALQTGLDTTQKIATGTKDTVCTGVTGAMNVAKGVIQGGLDTSKSVLGGTKDTVLSSVTSATNVAKGALQTGLDTTQKIATGTKDTVCTGVTGAMNVAKGVVQGGLDTSKSVLGGTKDTLLSSVTGATNVTKGALQTGLDTTQKIATGTKDTVCTGVTGAMNVAKGVIQGGLDTSKSVLGGTKDTVLSSVTSATNVAKGALQTGLDTTQKIATGTKDTVCTGVTGAMNVAKGVVQGGLDTSKSVLGGTKDTVLSSVTGATNVAKGALQTGLDTTQKIATGTKDTVCTGVTGAMNVAKGVVQGGLDTSKSVVTGATKMAKGAVQSSLDATQNIATGNKDFGCSTVTGAVNESIFQEEGIDTTKCIMSGTNNWICSGLTGTMPMAKGTIQTGLNTTPLVIPVNKDAMSREETKAEDRARKAVPGCTDTTTVATTGTTGLVTSMRDFAKEVPQVETSVSDYPSLGKEPGATCVVMSNMETLVHKSEKQLPAFLPMNEEEQAQLAASDLGPKVLSTDQNNYFVQLGNLSTSLHQRAYEHTLSKLWQNKAQAWGTLAQLQETLKLIEEAKQDTEESHAGEEGRLFHQQRLGWSQCQETEQTELPESRLLPRARSLVQQLHASYGVLATSLQGLPTEFQQGIRRARHSVGELHGLLAIARSFGDLSAIELAQSRESLNHTWQGLEGLMAGLAQEPPLTWLMGPFTMIKE
- the PLIN4 gene encoding perilipin-4 isoform X39, whose translation is MSTGAEGAAAAPNQGQESKPKSQTLGSFLGSLPLFGSARNLFSSNSSKEARGNSKSGPNAQKSSTVDEHPSGSLARLEEKPPGKEMSEAKEVCSVVTRKKETGTPGVANMVDMAKGMVQGSLDSTKSIVSSTKNSVCKGVTGTLDTAKGATQVIAKGAIEGGLNTTNTIVSGTKDFVCSGVTSAVNVTKGAVQSGLDATQNIATGTKDTVCTGVTGALNVAKGTIQGGLETSKSVLGGTKDTVLSSVTGATNVAKGALQAGLDTTQKITTGTKDTVCTGVTGAMNVAKGVVQGGLDTSKSVLGGTKDTVLSSVTGATNVAKGALQTGLDTTQKIATGTKDTVCTGVTGAMNVAKGVVQGGLDTSKSVLGGTKDTVLSSVTGATNVAKGALQTGLDTTQKIATGTKDTVCTGVTGAMNVAKGVVQGGLDTSKSVLGGTKDTVLSSVTGATNAAKGALQTGLDTTQKIATGTKDTVCTGLTGAMNVAKGVVQGGLDTSKSVLGGTKDTVLSSVTSATNITKGALQTGLDTTQKIATGTKDTVCTGVTGAMNVAKGVVQGGLDTSKSVLGGTKDTVLSSVTGATNVAKGALQTGLDTTQKIATGTKDTVCTGVTGAMNVAKGVVQGGLDTSKSVLGGTKDTLLSSVTGATNVTKGALQTGLDTTQKIATGTKDTVCTGVTGAMNVAKGVIQGGLDTSKSVLGGTKDTVLSSVTSATNVAKGALQTGLDTTQKIATGTKDTVCTGVTGAMNVAKGVVQGGLDTSKSVLGGTKDTLLSSVTGATNVTKGALQTGLDTTQKIATGTKDTVCTGVTGAMNVAKGVIQGGLDTSKSVLGGTKDTVLSSVTSATNVAKGALQTGLDTTQKIATGTKDTVCTGVTGAMNVAKGVVQGGLDTSKSVLGGTKDTVLSSVTGATNVAKGALQTGLDTTQKIATGTKDTVCTGVTGAMNVAKGVVQGGLDTSKSVVTGATKMAKGAVQSSLDATQNIATGNKDFGCSTVTGAVNESIFQEEGIDTTKCIMSGTNNWICSGLTGTMPMAKGTIQTGLNTTPLVIPVNKDAMSREETKAEDRARKAVPGCTDTTTVATTGTTGLVTSMRDFAKEVPQVETSVSDYPSLGKEPGATCVVMSNMETLVHKSEKQLPAFLPMNEEEQAQLAASDLGPKVLSTDQNNYFVQLGNLSTSLHQRAYEHTLSKLWQNKAQAWGTLAQLQETLKLIEEAKQDTEESHAGEEGRLFHQQRLGWSQCQETEQTELPESRLLPRARSLVQQLHASYGVLATSLQGLPTEFQQGIRRARHSVGELHGLLAIARSFGDLSAIELAQSRESLNHTWQGLEGLMAGLAQEPPLTWLMGPFTMIKE
- the PLIN4 gene encoding perilipin-4 isoform X37; its protein translation is MSTGAEGAAAAPNQGQESKPKSQTLGSFLGSLPLFGSARNLFSSNSSKEARGNSKSGPNAQKSSTVDEHPSGSLARLEEKPPGKEMSEAKEVCSVVTRKKETGTPGVANMVDMAKGMVQGSLDSTKSIVSSTKNSVCKGVTGTLDTAKGATQVIAKGAIEGGLNTTNTIVSGTKDFVCSGVTSAVNVTKGAVQSGLDATQNIATGTKDTVCTGVTGALNVAKGTIQGGLETSKSVLGGTKDTVLSSVTGATNVAKGALQAGLDTTQKITTGTKDTVCTGVTGAMNVAKGVVQGGLDTSKSVLGGTKDTVLSSVTGATNVAKGALQTGLDTTQKIATGTKDTVCTGVTGAMNVAKGVVQGGLDTSKSVLGGTKDTVLSSVTGATNVAKGALQTGLDTTQKIATGTKDTVCTGVTGAMNVAKGVVQGGLDTSKSVLGGTKDTVLSSVTGATNAAKGALQTGLDTTQKIATGTKDTVCTGLTGAMNVAKGVVQGGLDTSKSVLGGTKDTVLSSVTSATNITKGALQTGLDTTQKIATGTKDTVCTGVTGAMNVAKGVVQGGLDTSKSVLGGTKDTVLSSVTGATNVAKGALQTGLDTTQKIATGTKDTVCTGVTGAMNVAKGVVQGGLDTSKSVLGGTKDTLLSSVTGATNVTKGALQTGLDTTQKIATGTKDTVCTGVTGAMNVAKGVIQGGLDTSKSVLGGTKDTVLSSVTSATNVAKGALQTGLDTTQKIATGTKDTVCTGVTGAMNVAKGVVQGGLDTSKSVLGGTKDTLLSSVTGATNVTKGALQTGLDTTQKIATGTKDTVCTGVTGAMNVAKGVIQGGLDTSKSVLGGTKDTVLSSVTSATNVAKGALQTGLDTTQKIATGTKDTVCTGVTGAMNVAKGVVQGGLDTSKSVLGGTKDTVLSSVTGATNVAKGALQTGLDTTQKIATGTKDTVCTGVTGAMNVAKGVVQGGLDTSKSVVTGATKMAKGAVQSSLDATQNIATGNKDFGCSTVTGAVNESIFQEEGIDTTKCIMSGTNNWICSGLTGTMPMAKGTIQTGLNTTPLVIPVNKDAMSREETKAEDRARKAVPGCTDTTTVATTGTTGLVTSMRDFAKEVPQVETSVSDYPSLGKEPGATCVVMSNMETLVHKSEKQLPAFLPMNEEEQAQLAASDLGPKVLSTDQNNYFVQLGNLSTSLHQRAYEHTLSKLWQNKAQAWGTLAQLQETLKLIEEAKQDTEESHAGEEGRLFHQQRLGWSQCQETEQTELPESRLLPRARSLVQQLHASYGVLATSLQGLPTEFQQGIRRARHSVGELHGLLAIARSFGDLSAIELAQSRESLNHTWQGLEGLMAGLAQEPPLTWLMGPFTMIKE
- the PLIN4 gene encoding perilipin-4 isoform X6, producing MSTGAEGAAAAPNQGQESKPKSQTLGSFLGSLPLFGSARNLFSSNSSKEARGNSKSGPNAQKSSTVDEHPSGSLARLEEKPPGKEMSEAKEVCSVVTRKKETGTPGVANMVDMAKGMVQGSLDSTKSIVSSTKNSVCKGVTGTLDTAKGATQVIAKGAIEGGLNTTNTIVSGTKDFVCSGVTSAVNVTKGAVQSGLDATQNIATGTKDTVCTGVTGALNVAKGTIQGGLETSKSVLGGTKDTVLSSVTGATNVAKGALQAGLDTTQKITTGTKDTVCTGVTGAMNVAKGVVQGGLDTSKSVLGGTKDTVLSSVTGATNVAKGALQTGLDTTQKIATGTKDTVCTGVTGAMNVAKGVVQGGLDTSKSVLGGTKDTVLSSVTGATNVAKGALQTGLDTTQKIATGTKDTVCTGVTGAMNVAKGVVQGGLDTSKSVLGGTKDTVLSSVTGATNVAKGALQTGLDTTQKIATGTKDTVCTGVTGAVNVAKGVVQGGLDTSKSVLGGTKDTVLSSVTGATNVTKGALQTGLDTTQKIATGTKDTVSTGLTGAMNVAKGVVQGGLDTSKSVLGGTKDTVLSSVTGATNVAKGALQTGLDTTQKIATGTKDTVYTGVTGAMNVAKGVVQGGLDTSKSVLGGTKDTVLSSVTGATKMAKGAVQSSLDATQNIATGTKDTVYSGVTGAVNVAKGVFQGGLDTSKSVLGGTKDTVLSSVTGATNVAKGALQTGLDTTQKIATGTKDTVCTGLTGAMNVAKGVVQGGLDTSKSVLGGTKDTLLSSVTGATNVAKGALQTGLDTTQKIATGTKDTACTGVTGAVNVAKGVVQGGLDTSKSVLGGTKDTVLSSVTGATNAAKGALQTGLDTTQKIATGTKDTVCTGLTGAMNVAKGVVQGGLDTSKSVLGGTKDTVLSSVTSATNITKGALQTGLDTTQKIATGTKDTVCTGVTGAMNVAKGVVQGGLDTSKSVLGGTKDTVLSSVTGATNVAKGALQTGLDTTQKIATGTKDTVCTGVTGAMNVAKGVVQGGLDTSKSVLGGTKDTLLSSVTGATNVTKGALQTGLDTTQKIATGTKDTVCTGVTGAMNVAKGVIQGGLDTSKSVLGGTKDTVLSSVTSATNVAKGALQTGLDTTQKIATGTKDTVCTGVTGAMNVAKGVVQGGLDTSKSVLGGTKDTLLSSVTGATNVTKGALQTGLDTTQKIATGTKDTVCTGVTGAMNVAKGVIQGGLDTSKSVLGGTKDTVLSSVTSATNVAKGALQTGLDTTQKIATGTKDTVCTGVTGAMNVAKGVVQGGLDTSKSVLGGTKDTVLSSVTGATNVAKGALQTGLDTTQKIATGTKDTVCTGVTGAMNVAKGVVQGGLDTSKSVVTGATKMAKGAVQSSLDATQNIATGNKDFGCSTVTGAVNESIFQEEGIDTTKCIMSGTNNWICSGLTGTMPMAKGTIQTGLNTTPLVIPVNKDAMSREETKAEDRARKAVPGCTDTTTVATTGTTGLVTSMRDFAKEVPQVETSVSDYPSLGKEPGATCVVMSNMETLVHKSEKQLPAFLPMNEEEQAQLAASDLGPKVLSTDQNNYFVQLGNLSTSLHQRAYEHTLSKLWQNKAQAWGTLAQLQETLKLIEEAKQDTEESHAGEEGRLFHQQRLGWSQCQETEQTELPESRLLPRARSLVQQLHASYGVLATSLQGLPTEFQQGIRRARHSVGELHGLLAIARSFGDLSAIELAQSRESLNHTWQGLEGLMAGLAQEPPLTWLMGPFTMIKE